In a genomic window of Methanobacterium sp.:
- the cbiT gene encoding precorrin-6Y C5,15-methyltransferase (decarboxylating) subunit CbiT, whose translation MILDDEFIKEENIPGPTKEEIRCLVICKSAVSKEDIVVDVGCGTGGLTVEFAKRAKIVYAIDKNIEALRLTEKNLNKHDLSEKVNLINKNALKALRNIENMDILMIGGSGGDLSPIIEKGYKKLNRNGRIIITSILLETPTEAIETLKNLNMVVEIINVSISKGKITDRGTMMIANNPITIITAKK comes from the coding sequence ATGATTTTAGATGATGAATTTATAAAAGAAGAGAATATTCCGGGGCCAACAAAGGAAGAAATAAGATGTCTTGTAATCTGCAAATCCGCAGTATCCAAGGAGGATATAGTGGTAGATGTTGGCTGCGGAACTGGGGGATTAACCGTAGAATTTGCAAAAAGGGCAAAAATTGTATATGCTATCGATAAAAACATAGAAGCTTTGCGTTTAACAGAAAAAAACCTTAATAAACATGATTTATCCGAAAAAGTAAATCTTATAAACAAAAATGCCCTTAAAGCCCTGAGAAATATTGAAAACATGGATATTTTAATGATAGGGGGAAGTGGAGGGGATTTATCCCCTATAATAGAAAAAGGATACAAAAAACTTAATAGAAATGGTCGGATCATAATAACATCCATACTGCTCGAAACCCCGACAGAAGCCATTGAAACATTGAAAAACCTCAATATGGTTGTCGAAATAATTAATGTATCCATTTCAAAGGGAAAGATTACAGATAGAGGCACTATGATGATTGCGAATAATCCAATAACAATCATAACTGCTAAAAAGTAA
- the serB gene encoding phosphoserine phosphatase SerB, which translates to MIKLIAFDLDNVLIDGEAIDEIGNIVGIQKEIAEITKKAMEGEIDFETAIKERVALLKGTSVDSIKEVVQGIPLMEGAEETIKELKKRGYKIATISGSFEVIANRLKEELDLDYAFSNVLHEEDGVLTGEVSGPLVEGSKADVLNKILKLEKISADECAAVGDGANDISMLELAELGIAFNAKPVLIEMADIVIEKRDLRELLPYFEEDALDEFSKSIEAEGSFDKLLDQKRKCEKKLKELTKIRDDLNAEANTQRELRNSLNASIKENLNSAIEYRDKRDETNKEVKKYKKLRDSTNNELKKLEWASGKKDMINIENEIKRLEKTIETKVLNIRKENELVNKVTDLRKKLQDMKEDEKIQKEALELKELSESYHAKVVEFSDEAQVTHEKMIEHFKQIDEIRNEADEAHNKFIEAKNKASKKHDEVKQVLGYIRKINKRLDKVKSKRRTHESEVTMKKNKEEKELAEDIYQKFKDGKKLNTDELMLLQKHNVI; encoded by the coding sequence TTGATTAAACTTATAGCCTTTGATCTAGATAATGTCCTTATAGACGGTGAAGCCATAGACGAAATTGGCAACATAGTAGGAATCCAAAAAGAAATAGCAGAAATAACAAAAAAAGCCATGGAAGGAGAAATTGACTTCGAAACTGCAATTAAAGAAAGGGTAGCCTTACTTAAAGGAACTTCAGTGGATAGCATTAAAGAAGTTGTTCAAGGTATTCCATTGATGGAAGGAGCTGAAGAAACCATTAAAGAACTTAAAAAAAGAGGCTACAAAATTGCAACAATAAGCGGTAGTTTTGAAGTAATTGCAAATCGTTTGAAAGAAGAATTAGATCTTGATTATGCTTTTTCAAATGTTCTCCATGAAGAAGATGGAGTTTTAACAGGTGAGGTCAGTGGACCTCTTGTAGAAGGATCTAAAGCAGATGTGTTAAATAAAATTCTTAAACTCGAAAAAATATCTGCTGATGAATGTGCTGCGGTTGGTGATGGTGCAAATGATATTTCCATGCTTGAACTGGCTGAATTAGGAATAGCTTTTAATGCAAAACCTGTTTTAATAGAAATGGCAGATATTGTAATTGAAAAAAGGGATTTAAGAGAACTTTTACCATACTTTGAAGAAGATGCTCTTGATGAATTTTCTAAATCTATTGAAGCTGAAGGAAGCTTCGATAAACTCCTTGATCAAAAAAGAAAATGCGAAAAAAAGCTTAAAGAACTTACCAAAATTCGTGATGACCTTAATGCTGAAGCAAATACACAAAGAGAGTTGAGAAATAGTTTAAATGCAAGTATTAAAGAAAATCTTAATTCTGCAATTGAATACAGAGATAAACGTGATGAAACAAACAAAGAAGTCAAAAAATACAAGAAACTGAGGGATTCAACTAATAATGAACTTAAAAAATTGGAATGGGCATCAGGCAAAAAAGACATGATCAACATTGAAAATGAGATAAAGAGACTTGAAAAAACCATAGAAACAAAGGTCCTTAATATAAGGAAGGAAAATGAACTGGTAAATAAAGTCACTGATTTAAGGAAAAAGCTTCAAGATATGAAGGAAGATGAAAAAATCCAGAAAGAAGCCCTTGAACTCAAAGAATTGTCTGAATCATATCATGCTAAAGTAGTTGAGTTTTCTGATGAAGCCCAGGTCACTCATGAAAAGATGATTGAACATTTCAAGCAGATAGATGAAATAAGAAATGAAGCCGATGAAGCTCATAATAAGTTTATTGAAGCGAAAAATAAGGCATCAAAGAAACATGATGAAGTAAAACAGGTTTTAGGTTACATTCGTAAGATTAATAAAAGATTGGACAAGGTTAAGTCCAAAAGACGGACTCATGAAAGCGAAGTAACAATGAAGAAGAATAAAGAAGAAAAAGAGCTTGCAGAAGACATATACCAGAAGTTTAAAGATGGTAAAAAGCTTAATACTGACGAGTTAATGCTTCTTCAAAAACATAATGTAATTTAA
- a CDS encoding homocitrate synthase family protein, with protein MKYFVSPFNNDANLKFPENITIYDTTMRDGEQTPGVCLRTPEKLQIARKLDELGIHQIEAGFPIVSNEEKRSVKAIVNEDLDADILVLARTKKEDIDMAIDCGVDGIITFMATSNLHLKHKLKLTQEQALNICMKSIEHAKDHGIFVAFSAEDATRTDLGFLKKIYKRAEEYGVDRVHIADTVGAISPQGMDYLVRELRKDIKTGIAMHCHNDFGMAVANSIAGLAAGATAVSTTVNGIGERAGNAALEEIVMALTLIYGLDLGFNLEKFCDLSKLVGKLTNLKVPDNKPIVGKNVFRHESGIHVDAVIEEPLTYEPFLPEMIGHHRRIVLGKHSGCRAVKAKLEACGIEVTKDELCKIVERIKESREEGKYINDELFNKIVKSIWDKSGHLG; from the coding sequence TTGAAATATTTTGTTAGTCCTTTTAATAATGATGCAAACTTAAAATTTCCTGAAAACATCACAATATACGACACAACCATGAGAGACGGGGAACAAACTCCAGGAGTATGTTTAAGAACACCGGAAAAGTTGCAGATTGCAAGGAAGCTTGACGAACTTGGAATACACCAGATAGAAGCAGGATTCCCCATAGTATCAAATGAAGAGAAAAGATCAGTTAAAGCAATTGTTAATGAGGATTTAGATGCAGATATACTTGTTTTAGCAAGGACAAAAAAAGAAGACATCGATATGGCCATAGATTGCGGTGTTGATGGTATAATAACCTTCATGGCAACCTCTAATCTCCACCTGAAACATAAACTGAAATTGACCCAAGAACAGGCGCTTAATATCTGCATGAAATCAATAGAACATGCAAAAGACCACGGTATCTTTGTGGCTTTTTCAGCAGAAGACGCTACAAGAACTGATTTAGGGTTTTTAAAGAAGATTTATAAACGGGCAGAAGAATACGGTGTTGACAGAGTACATATCGCCGATACTGTAGGTGCAATAAGCCCCCAGGGCATGGATTATCTTGTAAGGGAATTAAGAAAAGACATAAAAACTGGTATAGCCATGCACTGCCACAATGACTTCGGTATGGCCGTTGCTAATTCCATTGCCGGTCTTGCGGCAGGTGCAACTGCTGTTTCAACAACTGTAAATGGAATAGGTGAACGGGCGGGGAACGCTGCTCTTGAAGAGATAGTAATGGCCCTAACACTAATTTACGGTCTTGATTTAGGTTTTAACCTTGAAAAATTCTGTGATCTTTCAAAACTTGTGGGAAAACTCACAAATTTAAAGGTACCGGATAATAAACCAATCGTGGGGAAAAATGTATTCAGACATGAATCCGGAATTCATGTGGATGCTGTTATTGAAGAACCCCTGACTTATGAGCCATTTTTACCAGAAATGATTGGTCATCACAGGAGAATCGTTCTCGGGAAACATTCAGGGTGCAGGGCAGTTAAAGCAAAGCTTGAAGCATGCGGTATTGAAGTTACAAAGGATGAATTATGCAAAATTGTTGAAAGGATAAAAGAAAGCCGAGAAGAAGGTAAATACATCAATGATGAACTCTTTAACAAGATTGTTAAATCCATCTGGGATAAAAGCGGGCATTTAGGATAA
- a CDS encoding HD domain-containing protein: MKIIRDSVHGNLYLDEFEIKLADTPQIQRLRRVKQLGFTNLVYPGANHSRFEHSIGTMHIASKIADSVGLKDYEKRMIRACALLHDTGHGPFSHVSEGVLDTTHEKLTSTVIKETQIADILSEKFDAQEIIDLINGKGRLGQIMSGDLDADRMDYLLRDSYYTGVAYGTIDIERLIHSMKLEDMLIIGPKGVQAAESALIARYQMYPSVYQHHTTRIINSMFRRCMKWMFESQIIDLDKIYRYDDIDIISIARSQTGKINDIIRRLDNRDLFKNVYSVKLSDLEEPKDVFRIKESKIKKIELEIAEDLGSPVDYTIIDIPEYPYFNEMRTLVSVGDEKVTLSEISSLVNALKNVRFNYADICIYIPEEYSEKASNFPFDSYIELTMQKNIKDWM, encoded by the coding sequence TTGAAAATTATACGGGATAGCGTCCATGGAAATCTATATCTCGATGAATTTGAGATTAAATTAGCTGATACTCCTCAGATTCAACGGCTAAGACGTGTTAAGCAGCTTGGATTTACAAACCTTGTTTATCCTGGTGCAAATCACTCTCGTTTTGAACATTCAATTGGAACAATGCATATTGCATCAAAAATAGCAGATAGTGTTGGATTAAAAGACTATGAAAAAAGAATGATTAGAGCATGTGCACTTTTACATGATACCGGACACGGACCATTTTCACATGTATCAGAAGGAGTTCTGGACACTACACATGAAAAATTAACATCTACTGTTATTAAAGAAACTCAGATTGCTGATATTCTATCTGAAAAGTTCGATGCTCAAGAAATAATAGATTTGATTAATGGAAAGGGAAGGCTTGGCCAGATAATGAGTGGAGACCTTGATGCAGATAGAATGGACTACCTTTTAAGAGATTCATATTATACTGGAGTAGCATATGGTACCATTGATATCGAAAGACTTATTCATTCAATGAAACTTGAAGATATGCTTATTATAGGGCCTAAAGGAGTTCAAGCCGCAGAATCAGCGCTGATCGCAAGATATCAGATGTATCCGAGTGTTTATCAGCACCATACAACAAGAATAATAAATTCCATGTTTAGAAGATGCATGAAATGGATGTTTGAATCACAGATCATTGACCTTGATAAAATTTACCGATACGATGATATAGACATAATTTCAATTGCAAGATCTCAAACTGGAAAAATAAATGATATTATTAGAAGATTGGATAACAGAGATTTATTTAAAAATGTTTATTCTGTTAAATTAAGTGACCTTGAAGAGCCCAAAGATGTTTTCAGAATCAAAGAAAGTAAAATAAAAAAAATTGAACTTGAAATTGCTGAAGATTTAGGATCTCCTGTGGATTATACAATAATTGATATTCCAGAATATCCTTATTTCAACGAAATGAGGACTCTTGTGTCAGTTGGGGATGAAAAAGTGACGTTAAGCGAAATATCAAGTCTGGTAAATGCTCTTAAAAACGTTCGATTTAATTATGCTGACATATGTATTTATATTCCTGAAGAATACTCTGAAAAAGCTTCAAATTTTCCTTTTGATAGCTATATTGAATTAACAATGCAAAAAAACATTAAAGATTGGATGTAA
- the hacA gene encoding homoaconitase large subunit gives MNITQKILSRASGKNEVHPGEIIEADIDLAMSHDGTSPPTINTFNKIAEKVWDPKKIVIVFDHNVPANIIGSAEFQKVTRDFAKKQGIRNLYTHGEGICHQVLPERGYIKPGTVVVGADSHTCTYGAFGAFATGMGATDIAMVYATGKTWFMVPEALKINVNGNLGEFVTAKDVILNLAGEIGSSGATYKSLEFHGETIDSMDVSGRMTICNMAIELGAKNGIMEPNKNTLKYLKNIGVSDFEVVKSDKEVDYEKEYFFDVTDMEPQISCPSDVDNVSGISKVEGISINQAFIGSCTNGRLEDLRIAARVLEGKKVHEDVRLIIVPASANIYKYAMKEGLIETFIDAGGIVCNPGCGPCLGAHMGVLGKDEVCISTTNRNFVGRMGDPESFLYLANPAVAAYSAIFGEIRNPQEQ, from the coding sequence ATGAATATTACTCAAAAAATACTTTCAAGGGCTTCCGGGAAAAATGAAGTTCACCCTGGAGAAATAATTGAAGCTGACATCGATTTAGCAATGAGCCATGATGGAACATCTCCCCCCACCATAAACACATTTAATAAAATTGCAGAAAAGGTATGGGATCCCAAAAAAATAGTCATTGTTTTTGATCATAACGTTCCAGCAAATATCATTGGTTCTGCAGAATTTCAAAAAGTTACAAGAGATTTTGCCAAAAAACAGGGCATTAGAAACTTATATACCCACGGAGAAGGGATATGTCATCAGGTACTTCCAGAGAGAGGTTATATTAAACCAGGTACTGTTGTAGTGGGTGCGGATTCACACACATGCACTTATGGTGCTTTTGGAGCGTTTGCAACCGGTATGGGGGCAACAGATATTGCAATGGTCTATGCGACAGGTAAAACATGGTTTATGGTGCCTGAAGCCCTTAAAATAAACGTAAATGGTAACTTAGGGGAATTTGTAACAGCGAAAGATGTTATACTTAACTTGGCTGGAGAAATTGGATCATCTGGCGCAACCTATAAATCACTGGAGTTCCACGGAGAAACAATTGACTCAATGGATGTTTCAGGACGGATGACCATCTGTAACATGGCCATTGAACTTGGAGCCAAAAATGGAATAATGGAACCGAATAAAAATACCCTTAAATACCTGAAAAATATAGGGGTCAGCGATTTTGAAGTTGTTAAGTCAGATAAAGAAGTTGATTATGAAAAAGAGTATTTCTTTGATGTTACTGACATGGAACCCCAGATATCATGTCCAAGTGATGTAGATAATGTATCCGGAATTTCAAAAGTTGAAGGAATATCAATAAACCAGGCTTTTATTGGATCATGTACAAATGGGCGGCTTGAAGATTTAAGGATTGCAGCCAGGGTACTGGAAGGTAAAAAAGTACATGAAGATGTAAGATTGATTATTGTACCTGCATCAGCCAATATTTACAAATATGCAATGAAAGAAGGGCTGATTGAAACATTTATAGATGCTGGAGGCATAGTATGTAACCCCGGATGCGGACCATGCCTTGGAGCACATATGGGAGTCTTAGGTAAAGATGAAGTGTGCATTTCCACCACTAACAGAAACTTCGTCGGCAGAATGGGGGACCCGGAATCATTTTTATACCTTGCAAATCCAGCAGTAGCTGCATATTCAGCTATTTTTGGGGAAATCAGGAATCCTCAAGAACAATAG
- a CDS encoding UbiX family flavin prenyltransferase, whose amino-acid sequence MIVIAITGASGVVYGVRLLEVLNELGEETALVITPPAKIILEHELGITEDDLKEYSTVYYESNDLTASINSGSFRYSSMVIVPSTMKTISAIANGYASNAITRAADVVLKERRKLVIVPRETPIRSIHLENMLKISNEGGIILPAMPAFYHKPSNIDEMVNFIVGKILDVLEIDNHLFKRWHDENL is encoded by the coding sequence ATGATTGTAATTGCAATTACAGGTGCAAGCGGAGTAGTTTACGGTGTAAGGCTCCTTGAAGTTTTAAATGAATTAGGTGAAGAAACAGCCCTTGTTATAACACCTCCCGCTAAAATAATTCTTGAACATGAACTTGGGATCACTGAAGACGATTTAAAAGAATATTCAACTGTTTATTATGAATCTAACGATTTAACAGCTTCAATCAACAGCGGTTCATTCAGGTATAGTTCAATGGTAATAGTTCCATCTACAATGAAAACAATTTCGGCCATAGCAAATGGATATGCAAGTAATGCCATAACAAGAGCTGCAGATGTGGTTTTAAAGGAAAGACGAAAATTAGTTATTGTACCTCGTGAAACTCCAATTAGATCTATTCATCTTGAAAATATGCTTAAAATAAGCAATGAAGGAGGCATTATTCTCCCTGCAATGCCTGCATTTTATCATAAACCATCAAATATTGATGAAATGGTAAATTTTATTGTAGGAAAAATACTGGATGTACTGGAGATTGACAACCATCTATTCAAACGATGGCACGACGAAAATCTATAA
- a CDS encoding TATA-box-binding protein, whose protein sequence is MSNVEIKVENIVASAAFGKSIELPKVAPALEGVEFNSENFPGLIYKLKEPKTAALIFGSGKLVCTGAKSIKDSIKAINITVDKMRTLDPEIPKEFEVKVQNIVASANLGKTLNLEAVALDLENTEYEPEQFPGLVYRLEDPKVVLLLFGSGKVVCTGAKTIEDAQLGVEKTKERLGELDLI, encoded by the coding sequence TTGTCGAACGTAGAAATCAAAGTTGAAAATATTGTGGCTTCCGCAGCTTTTGGAAAGTCAATAGAGCTTCCTAAGGTAGCACCAGCGCTTGAAGGCGTTGAATTTAATTCAGAAAATTTCCCAGGACTAATTTATAAACTTAAAGAGCCTAAAACAGCTGCTCTTATATTTGGATCAGGAAAATTAGTATGTACAGGAGCTAAATCCATAAAAGATTCAATTAAAGCTATAAACATTACTGTGGATAAGATGAGAACGCTGGATCCAGAGATACCTAAAGAATTTGAAGTTAAAGTACAGAACATAGTGGCTTCAGCAAACCTTGGAAAAACTTTAAATCTTGAAGCGGTTGCTTTAGATTTAGAAAACACAGAATATGAACCAGAACAATTCCCTGGTTTAGTTTACAGACTAGAAGATCCTAAAGTTGTATTATTATTGTTTGGATCTGGAAAAGTAGTATGTACAGGCGCAAAAACAATTGAAGACGCTCAACTTGGTGTAGAAAAAACCAAGGAACGATTAGGAGAACTGGATTTAATATAA
- the cyaB gene encoding class IV adenylate cyclase yields the protein MIEVEVKAGVNDFDDIKVKLNEIGAQKEKEEYQEDIYFNNPKLRDFEKTDEALRIRTTITDGKKSIILTYKGAKMDSISKTRKEIESEVKESKNMGLILENLGFKPVETIKKDRTTYLYKEFIITLDKVYKVGNFVEIEKEASEGEDFKDTLDKIFKIYKKLGIEEGFERRSYLELLGIYNAGS from the coding sequence GTGATAGAAGTAGAAGTTAAAGCTGGAGTTAATGACTTTGATGATATTAAAGTCAAATTAAATGAAATTGGAGCCCAAAAAGAAAAAGAAGAATATCAGGAAGATATTTATTTTAATAATCCTAAACTGAGAGACTTTGAAAAAACTGATGAAGCATTAAGAATAAGAACCACAATAACTGATGGGAAAAAAAGCATTATTCTTACATATAAAGGCGCTAAAATGGATTCTATAAGTAAAACACGTAAAGAAATAGAATCTGAAGTGAAAGAATCTAAAAATATGGGATTAATACTTGAAAATCTCGGATTTAAACCAGTAGAAACCATAAAGAAAGATAGAACCACTTATTTATATAAAGAATTTATTATCACTCTGGATAAGGTTTATAAAGTTGGAAATTTTGTTGAAATAGAAAAAGAAGCCTCTGAAGGGGAAGATTTTAAAGATACACTGGATAAAATTTTTAAAATATATAAAAAACTTGGAATTGAAGAAGGATTTGAGAGAAGATCCTACCTTGAACTTCTTGGAATTTACAACGCTGGTTCATGA
- a CDS encoding molybdenum cofactor biosynthesis protein MoaE — protein MNVKILKNDEENITLCDLISQIKKNPKIDECGAIFSFEGIVRGKEENKQVQKLIMSTPDMEKTEKELIEIIEDVKSKYGVAEIAAVHYIGEFYTGDSLVLVVVAGAHREEARDALKESIERIKYELDFKKEEFTDNGKNIILSGG, from the coding sequence ATGAACGTCAAGATCTTAAAAAATGACGAAGAAAACATTACATTATGCGATTTAATCAGCCAAATAAAGAAAAACCCTAAAATAGATGAATGCGGAGCTATATTCTCATTTGAAGGTATTGTAAGAGGTAAAGAAGAAAATAAACAGGTTCAAAAATTAATTATGAGCACTCCAGATATGGAAAAAACAGAAAAAGAGCTCATTGAAATTATAGAAGATGTTAAAAGCAAATATGGAGTAGCAGAAATCGCAGCAGTACATTACATCGGCGAATTCTATACAGGAGATTCATTAGTTCTTGTTGTGGTGGCTGGAGCACACAGAGAAGAGGCCAGAGATGCCTTAAAAGAGTCAATAGAACGTATAAAATACGAACTTGACTTTAAAAAAGAAGAATTTACAGATAATGGGAAAAATATAATTTTGTCCGGCGGATAA
- the fen gene encoding flap endonuclease-1: MGLKFKDIASSHEIKINELKGKIVALDAANTIYQFLTGIRQIDGTPLMDRNGNITSHFSGILYRTSSLVDKGIKPIYVFDGKPHVLKKDTQANRRQIREEAEIKWKEAMDEGRVEDARKFAVRSSRMSAGIVEGSKTLLQLMGIPYIQAKSEGEAQASYMVKKGDAWIVASQDYDCLLFGAPRMLKNIAISGPRARLEIIHLNEVLEENGLTREQLIDVAILVGTDFNEGIKGIGAKKGRNLIKKHGDVYSVLKHLKTELEVDPQEVRDIFLGHDFIEDYEIKWNNPDREGIIDFLCEKHDFSVDRVVGALDRLKKLNPAQKSLEQWFG; this comes from the coding sequence ATGGGATTGAAGTTCAAAGACATAGCATCTTCTCATGAAATAAAAATAAACGAATTAAAGGGTAAAATAGTGGCATTAGATGCTGCAAACACGATTTACCAGTTTTTAACAGGCATCAGACAGATAGATGGCACGCCCCTGATGGATCGTAACGGAAATATCACCTCACACTTCAGTGGAATCCTCTACAGGACCTCTTCACTTGTTGATAAAGGGATAAAACCCATATATGTCTTTGACGGCAAACCTCATGTTTTAAAGAAGGATACGCAGGCAAATAGACGTCAGATAAGAGAAGAAGCTGAGATAAAATGGAAAGAAGCCATGGATGAAGGTAGGGTTGAGGATGCACGAAAATTTGCAGTGCGCTCATCCAGAATGTCAGCCGGAATCGTTGAAGGATCAAAAACCCTCCTCCAGTTAATGGGAATCCCCTATATTCAGGCAAAATCTGAGGGAGAAGCCCAGGCATCGTATATGGTTAAAAAAGGAGACGCCTGGATTGTCGCCTCCCAGGATTACGACTGTCTTTTGTTCGGAGCGCCGAGAATGCTCAAGAACATAGCCATAAGTGGCCCCAGAGCAAGACTGGAAATAATCCATCTTAACGAAGTATTGGAAGAAAATGGATTAACCCGTGAACAGCTTATCGATGTTGCTATTCTTGTTGGAACCGATTTCAATGAGGGAATAAAAGGTATTGGAGCTAAAAAAGGCCGTAACTTAATTAAAAAGCACGGTGATGTCTACAGTGTTCTGAAACACCTTAAAACTGAACTGGAAGTTGATCCCCAGGAAGTTAGAGACATATTTTTAGGCCATGATTTCATTGAAGACTATGAAATAAAATGGAATAATCCGGATAGAGAAGGAATAATCGACTTTTTATGCGAAAAACATGATTTTTCAGTGGATCGCGTGGTTGGAGCTCTGGATAGGCTTAAGAAGTTAAACCCTGCACAGAAGAGTTTAGAACAGTGGTTTGGATAA
- a CDS encoding tetratricopeptide repeat protein, with translation MTNNQAKKLYKTGIELLMCGKSQEAINYLREAVDADPSHIEAQLELGYLLGTMENYEEALNSFNNSLKIDKTFPGFFGKGICLFFLEDYEKSLDAFMDAQEIGENEDLWYYLGNIHLIYGNCEGAISCFETALSIDEDFIEAWNDCGLAYSILEDDENALICYKEAVSIEPGYKSALYNMGATLVDMGRYDESLKYLDRTLEIEPDHFKALFYKGHALYFMEKEEAAAEYFIKALNVDRDQEELWNYLGYVQFSIGQNYEAIESLNQAIMLNKDFDIAYINLGNVYSDLGKYSHALNCFEKAFEISPDNADVLREIEDLKGKLV, from the coding sequence ATGACTAATAATCAGGCTAAAAAACTTTATAAAACAGGAATAGAACTTTTAATGTGTGGAAAGTCGCAGGAGGCCATAAATTATCTTCGTGAAGCGGTAGATGCGGATCCTTCTCATATTGAGGCCCAGCTGGAACTTGGATACCTTCTGGGAACCATGGAAAACTATGAAGAGGCATTGAATTCATTCAATAATTCCCTGAAGATAGATAAAACATTTCCCGGGTTTTTTGGTAAGGGAATTTGTCTTTTCTTCCTTGAAGACTATGAAAAATCACTGGATGCATTTATGGATGCACAGGAAATTGGTGAAAATGAAGACCTGTGGTATTATCTGGGTAACATACACTTGATTTATGGAAACTGTGAAGGTGCTATAAGCTGCTTTGAAACAGCTTTATCCATAGATGAGGATTTTATTGAGGCCTGGAATGACTGCGGTTTGGCTTACAGTATTCTGGAAGACGATGAAAATGCTCTGATATGTTACAAGGAGGCGGTTAGTATTGAACCGGGCTATAAATCGGCACTCTATAATATGGGAGCTACTCTCGTCGATATGGGGCGCTACGATGAGTCATTAAAATATCTGGATAGAACTCTTGAAATTGAACCTGATCATTTTAAAGCCCTGTTTTACAAGGGACACGCATTGTATTTCATGGAAAAAGAAGAAGCAGCAGCCGAATACTTTATAAAAGCTCTTAATGTGGATAGAGATCAGGAGGAACTCTGGAATTACCTTGGTTATGTTCAATTCAGCATAGGCCAGAACTATGAGGCCATAGAATCTCTGAATCAGGCAATTATGCTTAATAAGGATTTTGATATAGCTTATATAAATCTGGGAAATGTTTACAGTGATTTAGGGAAATATAGTCATGCTTTGAATTGTTTTGAAAAGGCTTTTGAGATTTCACCAGATAATGCAGACGTTTTGAGAGAAATTGAGGATTTAAAAGGTAAATTGGTTTAA
- a CDS encoding pseudomurein-binding protein — MERLTLKQYRKMVNEIIEYKKLNGEMPVYIMVEDYKIIKSVYIDMIDRVNKFILEMGRNPRTIDVQSPVDTLVY, encoded by the coding sequence ATGGAGAGGTTAACACTTAAACAATACAGAAAGATGGTTAATGAAATAATAGAGTATAAAAAGCTCAATGGTGAAATGCCAGTATACATAATGGTTGAAGACTATAAAATCATAAAAAGTGTATATATTGACATGATTGACCGTGTAAATAAGTTTATACTGGAAATGGGCCGAAATCCAAGAACCATTGACGTTCAATCCCCTGTGGATACCCTAGTTTATTAA
- a CDS encoding chorismate lyase: MTEKIINVMEKVNELEKDIGNLSSAQKILLATDGSVTTILDVLKGHIDVNTLIQEFRISDEESARELGISEGDTINYRAVIMSHNPEEPLIHAISLTPIKRLDNNFKEDLLKADIPIGRILKKYNIESRREVTYIGAEEPDEELKKIFKTDSLMLTRTYNIIYQDRVLIRIKETFPYDLFRE; this comes from the coding sequence ATGACCGAAAAAATCATCAACGTAATGGAAAAAGTAAATGAACTGGAAAAAGACATAGGAAATCTTTCAAGCGCTCAAAAAATACTCCTTGCAACCGACGGCTCGGTAACAACAATACTCGACGTATTAAAAGGACATATAGATGTTAATACGTTAATTCAGGAGTTCAGAATATCAGATGAAGAGTCTGCAAGAGAATTAGGAATCAGCGAAGGAGATACAATCAATTACAGAGCAGTGATTATGAGTCATAATCCAGAAGAGCCGCTTATACACGCTATTTCATTAACTCCAATAAAAAGACTTGATAATAACTTCAAAGAAGATCTATTAAAGGCAGATATTCCAATCGGCAGGATTCTAAAGAAATACAACATTGAATCAAGAAGAGAAGTGACATATATTGGTGCTGAAGAGCCAGACGAGGAACTTAAAAAAATATTCAAAACAGATTCACTGATGCTCACAAGGACATATAACATAATATACCAGGACAGGGTCTTAATCAGGATAAAAGAGACATTTCCATACGACTTATTTAGAGAATAG